The Leadbettera azotonutricia ZAS-9 genome has a window encoding:
- the fusA gene encoding elongation factor G produces MGIDITKMRNIGISAHIDSGKTTLSERILFYCDKIHAIHEVRGKDGVGATMDHMELERERGITIQSAATQVEWKEHTINLIDTPGHVDFTIEVERSLRVLDGAILVLCAVGGVQSQSITVDRQLKRYHVPRIAFINKCDRTGANPFKVKIQLREKLGLNAVLIQIPIGLEDKLEGVVDLITMKAMYFDGDQGTEIRYAEIPAHLKADAEKYREELIDAVSLFSDELAEHYLSGEAVPEDMIRVAIRKGTLAEQFVPVMVGSAYKNKGIQALLDGVNNYLPNPTEVKNYALDLDHNEEQKELSCDDKSPCVALGFKLEDGQYGQLTYVRIYQGALKKGDELINTRARKRFKVGRLVRMHSDDMEDITEGAPGDIVALFGVDCASGDTFCGSSINYAMTSMYVPEPVISLAITPKDKKSADQLGKALNRFTKEDPTFRTYVDAESNQTIVQGMGELHLEVYIERMKREYKCEVDTGRPQVAYREAISQRADFNYTHKKQTGGSGQYGRVAGYMEPYADGDYEFVDNVKGGAIPTEYVPSCDKGFKEAVKRGSLIGFPIVNIRCVINDGQSHPVDSSDIAFQLAAIGAFREAYGKAKPVILEPIMKVSVEGPTEFQGNIYASINQRRGIISASTEDGTFSRVDAEVPLSEMFGYSTVLRSLTQGKAEFTMEFEKYGKVPQSIFEALTKEYEEKRRKEQGR; encoded by the coding sequence ATGGGCATCGATATCACCAAGATGCGGAATATCGGGATTAGCGCGCACATCGATTCGGGGAAAACGACCCTTTCTGAGCGTATTTTGTTCTATTGCGACAAGATTCATGCCATTCACGAAGTCCGCGGCAAAGACGGCGTGGGGGCCACCATGGACCACATGGAGCTTGAGCGGGAGCGGGGGATCACTATCCAGTCCGCAGCCACCCAGGTTGAATGGAAAGAACACACTATTAATCTCATCGATACACCCGGGCACGTGGACTTCACCATCGAAGTCGAGCGTTCTTTGCGGGTTCTGGACGGGGCAATCCTTGTGCTTTGCGCTGTTGGCGGGGTTCAGTCCCAGTCAATCACCGTGGACCGCCAGCTTAAGAGGTACCATGTCCCCCGTATCGCATTCATCAATAAATGCGACCGTACAGGGGCCAACCCTTTCAAGGTAAAGATTCAGCTTCGCGAGAAGCTCGGCCTCAACGCCGTTCTCATCCAGATTCCCATAGGGCTTGAAGATAAGCTTGAGGGCGTAGTGGATCTTATCACCATGAAGGCCATGTACTTTGACGGCGACCAGGGCACCGAGATCCGCTATGCGGAGATCCCCGCCCACCTCAAGGCTGATGCCGAAAAGTACCGCGAAGAGCTTATCGATGCGGTTTCCCTCTTTTCCGATGAGCTTGCAGAGCACTACCTCTCAGGCGAGGCTGTACCCGAGGATATGATACGGGTAGCCATCCGCAAAGGAACTTTGGCCGAACAGTTTGTCCCGGTCATGGTGGGTTCGGCTTACAAGAACAAGGGTATCCAGGCCCTCTTGGATGGGGTCAACAATTATCTCCCCAATCCTACTGAAGTCAAAAACTATGCCCTTGACCTCGACCACAACGAAGAGCAGAAAGAGCTTTCCTGTGATGACAAAAGTCCCTGCGTAGCCTTGGGCTTCAAGCTTGAAGACGGACAGTACGGCCAGCTCACATACGTCAGAATCTATCAGGGCGCTCTCAAAAAGGGCGATGAGCTTATCAACACCCGTGCCCGCAAGCGCTTCAAGGTGGGGCGTCTTGTGCGTATGCATTCGGATGATATGGAAGATATCACCGAGGGGGCGCCCGGCGATATCGTGGCCCTTTTCGGCGTTGACTGTGCATCGGGCGATACCTTCTGCGGCAGCAGCATCAATTACGCCATGACTTCCATGTACGTGCCTGAACCGGTTATCTCCCTTGCCATCACCCCCAAAGACAAAAAGTCTGCGGATCAGCTGGGAAAGGCCCTTAACCGCTTCACCAAAGAAGATCCTACCTTCCGCACCTATGTGGACGCCGAGTCGAACCAGACCATCGTGCAGGGCATGGGCGAGCTTCACCTTGAAGTGTACATCGAACGCATGAAGCGCGAGTATAAGTGCGAAGTTGATACGGGGAGGCCCCAGGTTGCATACCGCGAGGCTATTTCACAGCGGGCCGATTTCAACTATACCCATAAAAAGCAGACCGGCGGTTCGGGCCAGTACGGGCGTGTCGCAGGCTATATGGAGCCCTACGCCGACGGCGATTACGAATTCGTGGACAATGTGAAAGGCGGCGCCATTCCTACGGAATATGTGCCGAGCTGCGACAAGGGCTTTAAGGAAGCCGTCAAGAGGGGCAGCCTCATCGGGTTCCCCATTGTAAACATACGCTGCGTCATCAACGACGGCCAGAGCCACCCGGTAGACTCTTCGGATATCGCGTTCCAGCTTGCGGCCATCGGCGCCTTCAGGGAAGCCTATGGAAAAGCCAAGCCCGTTATCCTCGAACCTATCATGAAGGTTTCGGTAGAGGGGCCCACTGAATTCCAGGGCAACATCTACGCTTCCATCAACCAGCGGCGGGGCATCATTTCAGCGTCTACCGAAGACGGGACTTTTTCCCGGGTGGATGCCGAAGTCCCCCTGAGCGAAATGTTCGGGTATTCAACGGTGCTGCGTTCCCTTACCCAGGGCAAGGCAGAATTCACCATGGAATTTGAAAAGTACGGGAAGGTTCCCCAAAGCATTTTCGAAGCCCTTACCAAAGAATATGAGGAGAAGCGGCGCAAAGAGCAGGGCCGCTAA
- a CDS encoding sigma-54-dependent transcriptional regulator, producing the protein MRVLIVDDEKNIRESLKKYLSLEGIESEGAETAEAALDCLEKESFDAVVLDLKLPGMSGQEALEKMQQRGILAPAIMISAHGQIADAVAALKTGARDYLVKPFDPAELIIKIHALVENKRRENVIEAEKRTAGLEETFIGQTPAVKRLLEQIGKIASTDVTVLITGESGTGKEVAAREIHNRSPQNGEPFVAVNIGGIHEGLMESELFGHEKGSFTGAAGRKQGLFELAGRGTIFLDEVGEMPMALQVKLLRVLQEKKVRRLGGNSDIPINARIISATNRDLEVLIKEGRFREDLYYRLNVFRLSLPPLRERIEDIPLLTDHILSKLCARMGRAKPELDKGVMESLAAYPFPGNVRELENILERALIYCGGNSIKTEDIDLHKGNPASRNQGTCCMQGAAETSTQTGDTSMKDKPLAQPVSMEDIEKKAILEALARCNGNRTRAAEILGLSRKTILNKLKSYGL; encoded by the coding sequence ATGCGGGTGCTGATTGTGGATGACGAAAAAAACATCAGGGAATCTCTCAAAAAATACCTAAGCCTTGAAGGCATCGAATCGGAGGGGGCTGAAACAGCCGAAGCAGCCCTGGACTGCCTGGAAAAGGAAAGCTTTGACGCAGTGGTGCTGGACCTCAAGCTGCCAGGCATGAGCGGGCAGGAAGCCCTAGAAAAAATGCAGCAGCGGGGAATCCTTGCACCGGCTATCATGATTTCTGCCCACGGCCAGATAGCCGATGCAGTGGCAGCCCTCAAAACAGGGGCAAGGGATTACCTCGTAAAACCCTTTGATCCTGCGGAACTCATCATCAAGATCCATGCCCTGGTAGAAAACAAGCGCCGCGAAAATGTCATAGAAGCCGAAAAACGCACAGCGGGGCTTGAAGAAACATTTATAGGCCAAACCCCCGCAGTAAAACGCCTCCTTGAGCAGATAGGAAAAATCGCCTCCACTGATGTAACTGTTCTAATTACCGGTGAGAGCGGCACTGGCAAAGAAGTGGCTGCCAGGGAAATACACAACCGAAGCCCCCAGAATGGAGAGCCTTTTGTGGCAGTGAACATAGGGGGCATACACGAGGGCCTCATGGAGAGTGAACTCTTTGGCCACGAAAAAGGAAGCTTCACCGGGGCTGCGGGCCGCAAGCAGGGCCTTTTTGAACTTGCAGGCAGGGGTACCATTTTCCTTGACGAAGTCGGGGAAATGCCCATGGCGCTCCAGGTCAAGCTCTTACGGGTGCTTCAGGAAAAGAAAGTCCGCCGGCTTGGTGGCAACAGCGATATTCCCATAAATGCCAGGATTATTTCTGCTACCAACAGGGATCTGGAAGTTTTGATAAAAGAAGGGCGCTTCAGGGAAGATCTCTATTACCGATTAAATGTTTTCCGCTTAAGCCTTCCGCCCTTGCGGGAAAGAATAGAAGACATCCCCCTCCTTACGGATCATATCCTTTCCAAGCTCTGCGCCCGCATGGGCAGGGCAAAACCGGAACTGGATAAAGGCGTTATGGAAAGCCTTGCAGCATATCCTTTCCCTGGCAATGTGCGGGAACTGGAAAACATCCTTGAGCGGGCTTTGATTTACTGCGGGGGCAATAGTATAAAAACCGAAGATATCGACTTGCACAAGGGAAACCCGGCATCCCGGAACCAGGGAACCTGCTGCATGCAGGGGGCGGCAGAAACTTCTACCCAAACAGGGGATACATCAATGAAAGACAAGCCTCTTGCCCAGCCTGTCTCAATGGAAGATATTGAGAAGAAGGCCATCCTCGAAGCCCTTGCCCGCTGCAACGGGAACCGTACCAGGGCTGCGGAGATATTGGGACTGAGCCGCAAGACTATACTTAACAAGCTTAAATCTTACGGGCTTTGA
- a CDS encoding HAD family hydrolase, with amino-acid sequence MMNTRKAVFLDIDGTLITHGKGPFREDLDQIEEAARQGHLFFLNTGRALSNIPRFFLDYPCLSGICAGTGTHVLLEGRTIYHNWVKEEILADICSWYFNSSRCCILEGENNCYAINKASRSYTVNPPIPISGIDDIRRICPNELITKLTLDGAVSEDEKKLLGDYFQVHAFSDYSEAILKGENKAKAMEAVIGRLGIRQEDTIAVGDSVNDLDMIRYAGLGIAMGNACDELKQAADAVTKDCGSGGAGEAIKRFALILPV; translated from the coding sequence ATGATGAATACACGCAAGGCAGTATTTCTTGACATTGACGGCACCCTTATAACCCATGGCAAAGGGCCTTTCAGGGAAGACCTGGATCAGATTGAAGAAGCAGCCAGGCAGGGGCACCTCTTCTTTCTTAACACCGGCAGGGCTTTGTCGAATATACCCCGATTTTTCCTGGATTATCCCTGCCTTTCGGGAATATGCGCAGGGACAGGAACCCATGTGCTCCTTGAAGGCAGGACAATTTACCATAATTGGGTTAAGGAAGAGATTCTTGCGGATATCTGTTCCTGGTATTTTAACAGTTCCCGATGCTGCATTCTTGAAGGCGAAAATAATTGCTATGCTATAAACAAGGCTTCAAGATCTTATACAGTAAACCCGCCCATACCCATAAGCGGCATAGACGATATCCGGCGCATTTGCCCCAATGAACTCATCACCAAGCTGACCCTGGATGGCGCTGTCTCCGAAGACGAAAAGAAACTATTAGGGGATTATTTTCAGGTTCATGCTTTTTCTGATTATTCAGAGGCCATACTAAAGGGCGAAAACAAGGCAAAGGCCATGGAAGCCGTCATCGGCAGACTGGGCATAAGGCAGGAAGACACTATTGCTGTAGGGGACAGCGTCAACGACCTGGACATGATCCGCTATGCAGGATTAGGCATTGCCATGGGCAATGCCTGTGATGAGCTAAAACAGGCCGCCGACGCAGTAACCAAAGACTGCGGTTCCGGCGGCGCAGGGGAAGCGATTAAACGTTTTGCGCTTATTCTTCCAGTATGA
- a CDS encoding aminopeptidase, with protein sequence MSRMSKFANMSSVRSDAEASGLKEAARIAIDVSLKVKPDEQVLIVSNPEADVAAIAEALYDAALDAGASPSLIFQPVKTQMDFAEPAVIAAFDARPKVFISLSAEKLGKDPKGFASPYEYKGSKWDHVFHLQLYGEKNCRAFWSPSTTIESFVRTVPIDYDLLKKRCYIIKTFLDEAVRVHVTAPGGTDIMVGLKDRKAHSDDGDFSAGGRGGNLPAGESFISPENGTCQGLIVFDGSISLHDGDIVINDPIRCTLEKGFVTDIKGGEEAAELRRTIELAELNARDYERLGQIPQGAGKLYAKNSRNIGELGIGLNPAARISGRMLEDEKAFSTCHFAIGHNYDNDAPALIHLDGLVKNPTIVAISKDGKETVIEKDGTLIEEIH encoded by the coding sequence ATGAGTAGAATGTCCAAATTTGCCAATATGAGTTCAGTTCGAAGCGATGCCGAAGCTTCAGGTTTAAAAGAAGCCGCCAGGATCGCCATCGATGTCTCCCTCAAGGTAAAACCTGATGAGCAGGTTTTGATAGTGTCCAACCCCGAGGCCGATGTTGCGGCAATCGCCGAGGCTCTCTACGATGCAGCCCTTGACGCCGGAGCTTCGCCGAGCCTCATCTTCCAGCCGGTGAAAACCCAGATGGATTTTGCAGAGCCGGCGGTGATAGCTGCCTTCGACGCAAGGCCCAAGGTGTTCATTTCGTTAAGCGCAGAAAAATTGGGCAAAGACCCGAAAGGTTTTGCCTCGCCTTATGAATATAAAGGTTCCAAATGGGATCATGTTTTTCATCTCCAGCTTTACGGAGAGAAGAACTGCCGGGCCTTTTGGTCCCCATCCACCACCATCGAATCGTTTGTCCGCACTGTTCCTATTGATTACGATCTCCTCAAAAAGCGCTGCTATATTATCAAAACTTTTCTTGACGAAGCGGTTCGAGTCCATGTTACAGCCCCCGGCGGTACAGATATAATGGTAGGCTTAAAAGACCGCAAAGCCCATTCGGATGACGGCGATTTTTCGGCCGGCGGCAGGGGCGGTAATCTCCCCGCAGGCGAATCCTTCATCTCCCCGGAAAATGGAACCTGCCAGGGTTTAATTGTTTTCGACGGTTCCATCAGCCTCCACGACGGCGATATTGTGATCAATGACCCCATACGCTGCACTCTCGAAAAAGGCTTTGTCACCGACATCAAGGGCGGAGAAGAAGCAGCCGAACTTAGGCGCACCATTGAGCTTGCAGAGCTGAATGCCAGGGATTATGAAAGGCTTGGGCAAATACCCCAGGGCGCAGGGAAACTATACGCCAAAAATTCCCGCAACATCGGTGAACTCGGCATAGGCCTTAACCCCGCAGCCAGAATATCGGGCCGCATGCTCGAAGACGAAAAAGCCTTCAGCACCTGCCACTTTGCCATAGGCCACAATTACGATAACGATGCCCCTGCATTGATACACTTGGACGGTCTTGTAAAAAATCCGACCATTGTAGCAATCAGCAAAGACGGAAAAGAAACAGTCATAGAAAAAGACGGCACATTAATAGAAGAAATCCATTAA
- a CDS encoding RsmE family RNA methyltransferase — MNIILFEPHEMGKPLPRRDERTIHLLKVLRKKAGDSFDAGLLGGNVGTGFIEDIKFDGSIVYILDLKEAPPPRYPVRLAVGFPRPIQIRRILRDLSNLGLEAIDLIGTELGEKSYRDTKLLTDGGARAALIEGAVQARDTRIPLLSAYTSLDEWLGERPWDKPQSPEHTSDFSWNIYAAGLSKNRSPILIAADNVRPEGTLANLSALGQSMVLAVGSERGWSDAERDKLEAAGFLRLSMGDRALRTETACTAAAILALEKTGVLG; from the coding sequence GTGAATATCATTCTCTTTGAGCCCCACGAAATGGGAAAGCCCCTGCCCAGGCGGGATGAAAGGACTATCCACCTCCTCAAGGTGCTGCGCAAAAAAGCGGGGGATTCTTTTGACGCAGGACTCCTGGGCGGCAATGTGGGGACGGGCTTCATTGAGGATATCAAGTTCGACGGTTCTATTGTCTACATCCTTGATCTCAAGGAAGCTCCCCCGCCCCGTTATCCCGTACGCCTTGCAGTGGGTTTTCCGCGTCCCATACAGATACGCCGCATTTTAAGGGATCTTTCCAATCTGGGGCTTGAAGCCATCGATCTCATCGGCACCGAGTTGGGAGAAAAAAGTTACCGGGATACAAAGCTCCTCACCGACGGGGGCGCCAGGGCTGCCCTTATCGAGGGGGCGGTGCAGGCACGGGACACCCGCATACCTCTGCTTTCAGCATACACGAGCCTTGATGAATGGCTGGGGGAACGGCCCTGGGACAAACCCCAGTCCCCTGAGCATACTTCGGATTTTAGCTGGAATATTTACGCAGCCGGGCTCAGCAAAAACCGGAGCCCCATTCTGATTGCGGCGGACAACGTGCGGCCCGAAGGAACCCTTGCAAACTTGAGCGCCCTGGGCCAATCCATGGTTCTGGCTGTGGGCTCCGAACGGGGCTGGTCCGACGCCGAACGGGACAAGCTTGAAGCTGCGGGTTTTTTGCGGCTTTCCATGGGAGACCGGGCCTTGCGCACCGAAACAGCCTGCACGGCTGCTGCTATCCTGGCTCTGGAAAAAACCGGCGTCCTGGGCTAA
- a CDS encoding sensor histidine kinase — MKVPIKASSWTAAILSWILVSALVVFTIFNFRDRARLIRDNDNERLLNMLFTSLRDYDDFGSAIESNPILKERIAGFAVYGSDLLPLYQWGKTPAVFDEGSLDKKIPGNRNGRYTIIDPKSHSIKFILHTEREPPMSPSIQKPWEKKPGDNQAGQRFAMGQGGPWFFNFLFSGKYYYIDITHPAYWRTRSSTAILGSLFIAAFLVLIIYMRHLYIRNREYRDRIESQKNLVVLGTAASTLAHEIKNPLSSIRLQTGILEKLCPGNGKEEVAIINEEVDRLSALTYRVNDYLREAKGNPVPLNIAELVAETGRRLCGKDLASPASDKTAMILADPERLRSVFENLIRNALESGGPRDMVETLVVHVGNTVTVTVSDRGIGIAGEDLGRIFDPFFTRKSTGTGIGLSISKRFTEAAGGSIALENREGGGAEAKAVFPAFVESLNE; from the coding sequence GTGAAAGTACCTATAAAAGCGTCTTCGTGGACAGCTGCAATTTTAAGCTGGATTCTCGTTTCGGCTCTCGTGGTTTTTACTATCTTCAACTTCCGGGACAGGGCCCGGCTTATACGCGACAATGACAATGAACGGCTCCTCAATATGCTGTTTACCAGCCTCAGGGATTATGATGATTTTGGATCGGCCATTGAATCCAACCCGATCCTCAAGGAGAGAATCGCAGGATTCGCGGTTTATGGCAGCGATCTTCTCCCCCTGTACCAATGGGGAAAAACACCTGCTGTGTTCGACGAAGGGAGCCTTGATAAAAAAATCCCGGGAAACCGGAACGGGCGCTATACCATAATCGATCCAAAAAGCCATTCAATAAAATTTATTCTCCATACCGAACGTGAGCCCCCTATGTCCCCGTCCATCCAAAAACCATGGGAAAAGAAACCGGGCGACAACCAGGCGGGGCAGCGCTTTGCCATGGGGCAGGGAGGCCCCTGGTTTTTTAATTTCCTGTTTTCCGGGAAGTATTACTATATTGATATTACCCACCCTGCATATTGGCGGACCAGGAGTTCCACTGCCATATTGGGGTCCCTTTTTATTGCGGCTTTTCTTGTGCTGATTATCTACATGCGTCATCTCTACATACGGAACCGTGAATACCGGGACAGGATTGAATCCCAAAAAAACCTGGTAGTGCTCGGAACCGCCGCTTCCACCCTGGCCCATGAAATCAAAAACCCCCTTTCGTCCATACGGCTCCAGACAGGGATTTTGGAAAAGCTCTGCCCCGGGAATGGCAAAGAAGAAGTTGCCATTATCAACGAAGAAGTTGACCGCCTTTCGGCCCTTACCTATCGGGTTAACGATTATCTGCGGGAGGCAAAAGGAAACCCTGTACCGTTGAACATAGCTGAACTTGTGGCTGAAACAGGGCGCAGGCTCTGCGGGAAGGACTTGGCCTCCCCCGCTTCGGATAAAACCGCAATGATCCTTGCCGATCCCGAAAGGCTCCGCTCGGTATTTGAGAACTTGATACGCAATGCCCTCGAAAGCGGCGGACCCCGGGATATGGTGGAAACCCTGGTTGTCCATGTGGGCAATACTGTTACTGTTACTGTCAGCGACAGAGGGATTGGCATTGCCGGTGAAGATCTGGGCCGCATCTTCGATCCCTTCTTTACAAGAAAGAGCACAGGCACAGGCATCGGCCTCTCCATCAGCAAACGCTTTACCGAAGCAGCAGGCGGATCCATCGCATTGGAAAACCGTGAGGGAGGCGGCGCAGAAGCCAAAGCCGTGTTCCCTGCATTTGTAGAATCTTTAAACGAATAA